The nucleotide sequence TTTAATTATTCATATCCTTTGTGAAATTATAGAAAAAGAAATTTTCGGATAAAGGTTAAGCTTTCTTTCTTTTCTTTTCAAAAAAATCAGTTAAAATTTTAGAGCATCTTTCGTCTTCATTATAATCATATTGAACTTTATGAATTAACTTGTCCTCATCAAATATTTTGTATTTACTAACAACGCAGCCAGCCTTAGCATCAATAGCTCCAAAAACAACTTTACTAATTCTAGCTTGAATAATAGCACCAACACACATCAGGCAGGGCTCAAGCGTCACATAAAGCGTTGCGCCATCAAGCCTCCAGTTATTAGAAAGCTTGCAAGCATTCTGAATAGCGTCAACTTCTGCGTGTAATAGCGCGTTATTTTCCAGCACACGTTTGTTTCTGCCTACTGCAACAATCTTTTCATCTTTAACAATTATTGCACCGACAGGCACGTCTTCATGCTCCAAGCAGAGCAGGGCTTGTTCATAAGCTTTATCCATGTAGCATATTTTTTCCATATAAGTTCTCTAATTATACACCGTTGACAGTGATTTTTTAGCATGGTATATTTTCTAAGCCTTTCACAAGGTATTGTAATTTGAAAAGGGCGGTTAGCTCAGATGGTAGAGCATCTGGTTTACACCCAGAGGGTCGGCAGTTCGATCCTGTCACCGCCCACCAAACTAAATAAAGTGGCCCCTTCGTCTAGTGGTTAGGACACCAGGTTTTCATCCTGTAAGCAGGAGTTCAATTCTCCTAGGGGCTGCCATTAATAAACTATCAATTCCATAAAATGTACTTAAAGAAAATCAATTACCTTGTTTGGCTACGCATTATTTGAAATTGTTAAAATTGATAGAGCAGTGAAAACTATTTCAATTTATCAATGATTTTTGTAGTAGAGTAGCCTTCAATAAAAGGAATAATTTCCACGTTACCAGAAAAATCCTTGCCCACCACATCTTCAGCCTTGTAATCGCCACCTTTAACTAACACATCGGGAGTTATAGCTTTTATCAGCTCGAGTGGGGTATCTTCATCAAAAATAGTAATGTAATCAACAAAATTCAGAAAAGAAAGCACATCCGCACGATCTTGTTGATTGTTGATAGGCCTATCGTCACCCTTTAGTCGTTTTACAGAATCATCACTATTAAGTCCCAAAACAAAAACATCACCTAATTTACTAGCATCACGCAAATATGATAGGTGGCCTTTGTGTAAAATATCAAAACAACCATTTGTAAAAACAATCTTTTTAGATTTTTGCTTTTCTTGTTCAACAATTCTCAATAAATTTTTCCTATTAATAACTTTAGAGGAAACTTCATTCATGGCAGTTAATAATTCATCTTTATAGATAGGAGTTGTACCAAACTTACTTACAACAATACCAGCAGCGATATTTGCCATTTTTACAGCATCTTTAATACCCATGCCTAAAGCAACTCCCAAAGAAACAGTAGCGATAACAGTATCGCCTGCACCAGAAACATCAAAAACTTCCCTGGCAACTGTAGCAAAGTTAATTGTTTCATCTCGGGAAATTAAAATCATTCCTTTTTCAGAACGAGTAACTAACAAATACTTAATATTAAACTTATTAAGCAAGGGTAGAGCATATTTTTTAATTTCTTCATCAGTATTCAATATTTCTGCATTAGAAACCTGTGCTAACTCCTTTAAATTAGGAGTAACCATATAGGCGCCATTATATTTATTCCAATCACTTCCTTTAGGATCAACCATAACGGGAATATTAAGCTTACTGCACTTATCAATAATCATCTGACACGTTTCTGCTGTACAGGATCCTTTTAAATAATCAGAAATTACAAAAACAGAAACATCATTCTGAATTAAATTATTCAATTTTTTTTCTAACAACCCAATTAATTTACTATCAATTTCCAAAGGATTTTCAAAATCTAAACGAGCTATCTGCTGATGTCCACCAATAACTCTAATTTTTGTTACAGTAGGGTTGTCCATAACTAAGGCCTCAAGCTGAACGCCTTCCTTATTGCTTAAATTTGATAAATCAGCAGCATTCTTATCCTTACCTATAAAACCAAGCAAAACAGGCGTATTGCCAAGCTTAGCGATGTTATTAGCTACATTCGCTGAACCACCAAGCGTCATATGCTCATTATCCACGTTAACAACTGGAACAGGGGCCTCAGGAGAAATTCTACTAACTTTACCAGTAAAATATTTATCTAGCATAATATCGCCGTAAATTAAGATTTTCTTCTTAGCTTTTAATTCCATTAATGAGCTCCTAATAGGATGTGTCTGCAAACTATTATGATTATTCTATCCATATTTTGCAAGAGAAGAGACAGCCTAATATCCAAGCAAACATAAATCTAGATAAATTACCAATATTTCTACGTCGCATAATATATATTATGTAAAGTATCATTTTTATGTTTTCGGGGCCATAGGTGCCATGGTTATTGAATGACAGAAACTTATCAACAGAATTTATGCTTATCCACAATTTGAAGAGGCAAATTTCAGCTTTTCAGACCCTTGGAGATAATCTACAATTACCAAAGAGATAAAATGCAAAATACAAGGGAGCCAAAATGACAAAATATCGTCCAGCACTTATAGCAATTTTAGATGGTTGGGGAATTGGGAAAAAAGATGAGAGCAATGCTATTTATTTAGCCAACACTCCAAATTTAACAGGTTTTTTAAAAAACTATCCTTCAGCATCTTTAAACACCAATGGCCTTGAGGTTGGATTACCTGAAGGCGTTATGGGAAACTCAGAAGTCGGACATCAAAATATTGGAGCAGGAAGAGTTGTCTACCAAGCCTTAGCAAAAATAAACGTGGAAATAAAAAACGGTGATTTTTTTAGAAACAAAGCTATTGACGATGCCTTTCAAAATGCAAAAACAAACAACACTGCAATCCATTTCATGGGTCTGCTTTCAGATGGTGGTGTACACAGCGATATTTCTCACCTTTTCGCCCTACTCCAAAAAGCAAAAAAAATGAATATGACCAAAGTATACGTGCATGCGCTAATGGACGGAAGAGACACTTCCCCTACCGCAGGTATTAATTATATGGAAAAACTCGAAAATAAGATGAAGGAACTCGGCGTAGGTAAGGTTATTACAGTAATGGGTAGATATTATGCTATGGATAGAGACAATAACTACGACAGAAACGTAATCGCCTACAATGCCTTAGTTAAAGGTGAAGGGGAAAAGCACGCAAACGCAATTGACCTATTAAAAGAAAAATATGCAGAAGATCAAACAGACGAGTTTATTACACCAACTAATATCACTGATTCAAGTGGTAGTATTATAAAAGTAGAAAAAGATGATTCATTAATTTTCTTTAACTTCAGACCAGACAGAGCCAGACAAATCACCAAAGCATTATTGAATAAAGTAAATGACGATCCAAAAAATATTTTTGCTAACATAAAAACTCCGAAGATATTTTTTACAAGCTTTACCCAATATCAAGCAGGCTTAAATGAAAACGTTGCCTATCCACCAGATACTTTTGAAAACACACTAGGAGAATTTCTTTCTAATCAAAACTTAACACAATTAAGAATTGCAGAAACAGAAAAATATGCACATGTAACTTTTTTCTTTAACGGTGGATCAGAAAAAGTTTTTTCAGGAGAAGATAGAATATTAATTCCTTCTCCAAAAGAAGTTGACGGATACTATGATAGAAAGCCCGAAATGTCAGCACTGGAAGTTACCGACAAATTGCTGGAAGCTATTAAGAGCGACAAATACGATGTCATAATTTTGAACTATGCAAACATGGACATGGTTGGACACACGGGAGTAATTCCAGCTACTATCAAAGCAGTTGAAACAGTTGATGCCTGCATTGGCAAAGTCATTGATGCAATTAAACAAAAAAATGGACTTGCCATAATAACTGCCGATCACGGTAATGCAGACCATATGACAGAAAAAGATGGTTCTCCTATGACAGCACATTCCATGAATCAAGTTCCGATGGTTGTTATTTCTAGTGAAAAAGTTGAGTTAAAAAAAGAAGGCAAATTAGCGGACATTGCGCCTACATTGCTAGACTTATTAAACATCAAAAAGCCAAAAGAAATGACCGGAGTGTCTCTTTTAATTAAACAGGAAAAGCTCTAAATTAAAAAAATATAGAGAATAGAATGACTACTCATTTATTAAATGAAAAAGGTTAGTTATATTTTCCAATTTCTTAAGTGACTTGGAACTGAGTCGTTAGGTTTATCTTTGACTCGTTGAATAGCTTCTTTAATTTTAGTATACGCATCTCTATTTTTAGGCGCCCTACTTAAATAGCAACAAGCATGGGACAAATTTATCTCTACTTCCGGCATCCCTAGCACTTCAGTTGCTTTGTATACTTCAGTAGCAACAGTTAAAGCAACTGGGTCTGCCAACCCAACATCTTCCGAAGCAAAAATCAACATTCTTCTAGCAATAAACCTTGGGTCCTCACCAGACAAGAGCATCCTCGCAAGATAATAAACAGCTTCATCTTCTTTACTAGCACGCATTGACTTAATAAATGCGGAAATAAGATCATAATGTTCATTTTCATCATAATGGACAATCTTATGCATTATTACTTGGTCAATATCTTCGTCAGCAAGTATTATCTTTGATTTAAAATTGGCCTTTTTAGCTAAAACCATTAATTCTAAATTATTCAAGACTTGTCTTAAGTCACCATCAAAACTAAAAATAAATTTCTTCAAAACATCTTTATCAATCTCTATTTCCCAAGTTTTTAAAATTAAATCATTTTTAATTGCAAGCTCTACTGCTTTCTTAATGTCCAAATATGTTAATGGCTTAAATTCAAAAAGCTTACTTCTGGAAACTAATGCAGAGTTGAGACTATACAAAGGATTGGCAGTGGTTGCACCAATAAATTGAATAATTCCACTTTCCAGATCCTTTAACAAAACATCTTGCTGACTCTTGTTAAATCTATGTATTTCATCCACAAAAAGAATTGTTTTCTTTCTATAATAAGAGAAATCTTTTTTAGCCTCTTCTATCACAAGTCGCACATCTGAAACCTTGCTTTCAACTGCGTTTAAGTCAACAAATTTTGACTCTGTTCTATTAGCAATTATTCTAGCCAAGCTTGTTTTTCCTGTGCCTGGTGGACCAAAAAAGATTAAGGAGCCTATTCTGTCAGCATCAATTAGTTTTCTTAAAAGTTTACCTTCGCCTACGATTTGTTCTTGTCCAACAAAATCATCAAAGGTCTTTGGGGACATTCTATACGCTAATGGTTTTCTGGAATCAGTATCTATCGCAGAAGTAAACAAATCAGCCATTTATCTAAGGATTAATTCTACAGGACAATGGTCAGAACCATAGACCTGATTGTGTATACAAACATCAACAACACTATCTTTAATTTTCTCACTAACCAAAAAATGATCAATACGCCAACCAATATTCCTAGCTCTAGCATTTGTCATATAACTCCACCACGTATACTCTTTTGCTTCAGGATGTAAACTTCTAAATGCGTCAAAAAAACCATTACTGATATAGTTACGAAAACCTTCTCTTTCTTTATCTGTAAAGCCAGCACTCATTCTATTGGTCTTTGGATTAGTTAAATCAATCTCTTCCGGAGCAACATTCAAGTCTCCACACACAATAACTGGTTTAATTTTATTTAAACCAACTACAAAGCACAAAAAGTCTTGATCCCATTCATTGTAACGATAATCCAATCTTAGAAGTTCTCTTTTAGAA is from Candidatus Margulisiibacteriota bacterium and encodes:
- a CDS encoding replication-associated recombination protein A, encoding MADLFTSAIDTDSRKPLAYRMSPKTFDDFVGQEQIVGEGKLLRKLIDADRIGSLIFFGPPGTGKTSLARIIANRTESKFVDLNAVESKVSDVRLVIEEAKKDFSYYRKKTILFVDEIHRFNKSQQDVLLKDLESGIIQFIGATTANPLYSLNSALVSRSKLFEFKPLTYLDIKKAVELAIKNDLILKTWEIEIDKDVLKKFIFSFDGDLRQVLNNLELMVLAKKANFKSKIILADEDIDQVIMHKIVHYDENEHYDLISAFIKSMRASKEDEAVYYLARMLLSGEDPRFIARRMLIFASEDVGLADPVALTVATEVYKATEVLGMPEVEINLSHACCYLSRAPKNRDAYTKIKEAIQRVKDKPNDSVPSHLRNWKI
- a CDS encoding exodeoxyribonuclease III; this translates as MRIHTWNVNGIRAVINKGFLDYIDSFSPDILCIQETKAYEEQVDIDFSNLGYPYVYWNSAEKKGYSGTCIASKIEPFEVKYGIGIQKHDNEGRVVTLDLPEFYLVNVYTPNSKRELLRLDYRYNEWDQDFLCFVVGLNKIKPVIVCGDLNVAPEEIDLTNPKTNRMSAGFTDKEREGFRNYISNGFFDAFRSLHPEAKEYTWWSYMTNARARNIGWRIDHFLVSEKIKDSVVDVCIHNQVYGSDHCPVELILR
- the rfaE1 gene encoding D-glycero-beta-D-manno-heptose-7-phosphate kinase, with protein sequence MELKAKKKILIYGDIMLDKYFTGKVSRISPEAPVPVVNVDNEHMTLGGSANVANNIAKLGNTPVLLGFIGKDKNAADLSNLSNKEGVQLEALVMDNPTVTKIRVIGGHQQIARLDFENPLEIDSKLIGLLEKKLNNLIQNDVSVFVISDYLKGSCTAETCQMIIDKCSKLNIPVMVDPKGSDWNKYNGAYMVTPNLKELAQVSNAEILNTDEEIKKYALPLLNKFNIKYLLVTRSEKGMILISRDETINFATVAREVFDVSGAGDTVIATVSLGVALGMGIKDAVKMANIAAGIVVSKFGTTPIYKDELLTAMNEVSSKVINRKNLLRIVEQEKQKSKKIVFTNGCFDILHKGHLSYLRDASKLGDVFVLGLNSDDSVKRLKGDDRPINNQQDRADVLSFLNFVDYITIFDEDTPLELIKAITPDVLVKGGDYKAEDVVGKDFSGNVEIIPFIEGYSTTKIIDKLK
- a CDS encoding nucleoside deaminase, producing the protein MEKICYMDKAYEQALLCLEHEDVPVGAIIVKDEKIVAVGRNKRVLENNALLHAEVDAIQNACKLSNNWRLDGATLYVTLEPCLMCVGAIIQARISKVVFGAIDAKAGCVVSKYKIFDEDKLIHKVQYDYNEDERCSKILTDFFEKKRKKA
- the gpmI gene encoding 2,3-bisphosphoglycerate-independent phosphoglycerate mutase, which translates into the protein MTKYRPALIAILDGWGIGKKDESNAIYLANTPNLTGFLKNYPSASLNTNGLEVGLPEGVMGNSEVGHQNIGAGRVVYQALAKINVEIKNGDFFRNKAIDDAFQNAKTNNTAIHFMGLLSDGGVHSDISHLFALLQKAKKMNMTKVYVHALMDGRDTSPTAGINYMEKLENKMKELGVGKVITVMGRYYAMDRDNNYDRNVIAYNALVKGEGEKHANAIDLLKEKYAEDQTDEFITPTNITDSSGSIIKVEKDDSLIFFNFRPDRARQITKALLNKVNDDPKNIFANIKTPKIFFTSFTQYQAGLNENVAYPPDTFENTLGEFLSNQNLTQLRIAETEKYAHVTFFFNGGSEKVFSGEDRILIPSPKEVDGYYDRKPEMSALEVTDKLLEAIKSDKYDVIILNYANMDMVGHTGVIPATIKAVETVDACIGKVIDAIKQKNGLAIITADHGNADHMTEKDGSPMTAHSMNQVPMVVISSEKVELKKEGKLADIAPTLLDLLNIKKPKEMTGVSLLIKQEKL